Part of the Carnobacterium pleistocenium FTR1 genome is shown below.
CCATGGACATGATCTCGGTGTTCATGTGTCACTAAAATGCCATCTAAGTCTGCTATATCACGATTTATTTTTTTTAGTAATTCTGCTATTTTTTTCCCGCTTAATCCGCTATCTACTAGTAGTTTCTTTTTTTCGGATTCTATATAAGTAACATTTCCAGAACTTCCACTGGCAAGAATGCTAACCTTTAATCCATTTACTTTATTGGATATCATCTAAAAAATCCTCCTCTATTACCCTTATCATTTTACATCAAACTTATTTAAATTCAAGTTTTCATAACGCAAAAAGACCCAAAGCAAAAGGTTTAATGTCAAGCTCGCACTTGTACCTTTTACTTTAAGTCTAATGAATAAAAGAATTCTTAATTGTTAACTTAATCGAACATCTTAGTTAGCATTTATACTTTCCTCTACGGCAGCTTCTTCAGCAGTTGAATCCTCACTGATATTTGCACGAATAATACTCCCACTGAGAGCATCTACTCGCTTATACTCTATCGTTCCACTATTGGTGACTTCAATATACCATACCGGCGCATACATACTTAACTTTTGTAACAAGAGTGTTTTAGAATAAGTTAAGACCGGTTTTTTAACTGTCGCACTTGCTGGTATTTCATCATTTTGATATAAAATTTCAACCGCATTTTTATCTGTAATCAAGTTTCGACTTTCACCTTGAACCGTAACTGGACCTGCAAATGTTTGATCATAAGAAATAACTTGTCTTTTATCATTTAAATGAAAGACGATTTCCGATGTGCCATCTGCAATTGGGATATTGTTTGCAATTTGAGTATATTTTATTTTTTGATCAGATGAATTGTAACTAAAGTATTGGTACTCTTTACCATACAAAACTTGATCACTTAGTACAAATTTATTTAATAGTTCAATATCTTCCTCTACTATCTCCAAGTCTTCTGATAAAGTAAGCGGATTAGAAAGCAAACTACTATAAAGTGAGCCATCTTTTTCAACCGTTCCAGAAAGATTTTTTAATTGGGCAACATTATCTTCTAGTAAATTATTCGTTTCAGCTTGGACATAAGGAACTTTATTTTCAGCTTCCGAAAAATCTGGTAAATTGATATTTTCATTTTCCATTTCTTCAATAAAATCAATTTCTTGATTTGAACTACTGGTGTAATAACTTTCATTTTTATCAAAATACGTGAAAATTAAAAATGTATTTAAAAAAATGAATGTAATGATAAAAATGATTTGAATCCGTTTGAAATCCATATTATTGACCTCCTTCTTCATTTAGAAGTAGGCTTTGTGCAATTTCCCAAGTACCGTCAATATTGACATACCAATTCGGTTCTAAATTGATAACACGATTTGATTCTGTACTATTTGTCCAGCTGTAACCAATTTTCATATCGTCGATCTCCGCACTACTATAACCAATTTGTGCTAAAGAATCTAAGATGCTTGATCCACTTTGGAGTGTTTTTTGTTCTTCAACATCAGAAATAGGCGTCTGAGCTATGACTAAAGGAATTTGTAATCGTGATAATCCATCTTCAACAACTGTGATTTTTGTGGTTCCGTATTCAGAGCTTTCACTGAATACAGGAAATCCTTCAATATAGCGACGATACGTCACTTCTTTCGATGAGTCATTAAAGTCAAAATAATGAACCGTAGAGGCCCAATTTTCATATTGAATCAATTGATTATAGCTTGATTTTAAGGTGTCTGTAATAGACAACTTATTTTCAGCACTTCGGTTTCGATAGTAAGTTAAAATGTCCGTATTTTCATTAATTTGTAACTCACTAACATAATCATTATAACTAACAATATTTTCAGAATTATCACTATTTTCTCTAACTTCTGAAGTATCATCGAATAAACGTTCAATAAATAATTGATTTGTTTGTCTCTCAACCAAATAACTTAAGTAGGGCAAATCAATTTCCTCTATTGACGTATAAATTTGTTTTCCTTCTTCAAGAGCTACCGTTGCTGAATAAGATTTAGCATTATCCGCATTTAGTACCTCATTCAATATTTCTTGATCTATTCCTTTTATTGATTCACTATAAAATAATTTTGAATGGGTATTATAAAAATAAATTTGACTAACATCATCTTGTGAAATATATATACGATTAATTGTACGGTCCTGATACTCACCTGCAAGATCATTAAAGCTATCTGAGAATATACCAAAAGAAATATTTTCTGCAAAAACCATCTCTATTGCATTAATTTGACTTAATGTCTCTTGATATTCTTCATTTGTTAATTCAATAGGCTCTTCTACGGAATCCACTTCCCAATTAGTCATTTCTTTGGTTATAGATTCCACTACATCTGTTTGAGTAAATACACTTATTTCTTCATTTCTATGAAGAGCAATTTGAACAGGTCCAAAAACTTGTAATAACTTTCGCTCAATAGAAACAGAAGAAGTCGTTCCTTGACTTGTATTCGTCTCCTCATTAAATTGACTAGGCATTGTCCAAATAATAAAGGTTAGAAAGAGACTTAATGTAATAAGAGATATTAAGAGAATATTTAGCATTACATCTTTTTTCATTCCCAATCATCCTCCTCATAGGGAAGATAAGGTAATGAAATATAAAAGGTTGTCCCTTTTCCTTCCATACTTTCTACCCATATTTTACCTTTATGTTTTTTAACGACTTCTTTAGATATTGCTAAACCTAATCCAGTTCCTCCCATAGAACGAGCCCGAGCTTTATCAACTCTAAAGAAACGGTCAAATACATTAGCTAAATCCCTTTTTGGAATACCAAGACCTTCATCACTTATACTAAAAATCACACTATTGTTTGTTTCAACTAATCCACATATGATCGTTCCACCATCTGGGGAATATTTAATAGCGTTATTCATAATATTGTCTAAAACTTGGATCATCTTATCTGCATCTACTTCTACCCATAACTTGCTTTCTGTAAATTCTCTTTTAATAGAAAACTTTTTCTTTGACTTATCAGAAGACTGTATCATCATTTCAAAACGTTTGATGACATGATCGAATAATTCATTTACGTTAAGATATTCCAGCTCTAACGTTTCCTTATTAGAATCCATCCGTGAAAGGTCTAACAGATCTTTGATCATACGGATCATACGATCTGTTTCTTCTTGTGTTACTTTTAAGAATTGTGGAGCAATCTCTGGATCTTTCCAGGCACCATCTAGTAACGCTTCTAAATAACTTCTCATACTTGTCAGAGGTGTTCTTAGTTCATGTGATACGTTAGAAACAAATTCTTTCCGTTCGGTTTCTATCTTTTCTTGTTTCGTTACATCATGAAGCACACAAACGATTCCACTAATAAATCCAGTCTCTCTTTGAATAAGAGTGAATTCACCCTGTAGTATGACTGGTATTTCCTCAGTAGAAAAGTCGAATGAAATAATATCTTCATTTTCCAGTAATTTACGCAAGGTATATTCCTTGTCTATTTTTAATACTTTTAAGATTGAAACGCCTAGTGCCATTTCCTGGGAAATTTGCAACATTTCCATTGCTTTGTCATTTATAATAACAATGATTCCTCTACGATCTGTTGCTATAACGCCATCTGTCATATGAGTCAACACACTATTTAAACGTCTTCGTTCAGACTCAGTTGTTTCTTGTGCTTCTTCAACTTTGGTCGACAAATCGTTGATTGCCATAGACAAAACGCCCAATTCATCTCTACTATACACTTTAACTTGTCCAGAATAATCTCCGTCAGCCATGCGCGTTGTTTGCAGCGTCATTTCAGTGATTGGTTTTGTTATTGCCCGGGAAATAAACAACGCTAAAATAACCGTTAATGCGACTGCTACTAAAGAAGAATTAAGAAAAATAAAAGTTATTTCAATTATTTGTTCATAGACACTCTCAATATTGGTCGTTAACGCTATTACTCCAAGTATTTCATTTGACCCATCATTTGCAATAATAGGAGAAACCAACTTCCAGATTCGGTCGTTGGTTGTTTGATCTTTATATTGGCTTGTTACTGTATTTCCCAGTAATAAAGCTTGGTGGACATCTTTTTCATTGGTTTTACTGCCCACACTATTTTGTTGTGTACTATCACTTGATCCTAGCACATAGTGCTGAGCATCAATGACTTGAACTTCTAAAATACCATTCCCAGAAAAATCTTCAATTAATCTTGAAATCTCTTGAATATCTTCTTCTGTTTCATCATCTAACAGAATGGGTTGGATCGTATTATCTAAAAACCCAACTTGAAGTCTTTTTTCTTCTTGGAAATTAGTGACCAATTGAGTTTCTAATTGCCTAACAAAGTAAGTTCCAATCAATTCTAATGCAACTAATAAGACAACAATAAAAACGAAAATTATTTTCAAATCAATAGATTGAAAAAAAGCGATTTTTTTCTTCATGAAATATTACTCCTGTTCAGGATTTCTTAAATAGTAGCCCACTCCACGTCTTGTTACAAGCCATGTTGGGTGACTTGGGTTATCTTCTATCTTTTCTCTTAATCTTCTAACGGTTACATCTACCGTCCTTACATCACCAAAGTAATCATAGCCCCA
Proteins encoded:
- a CDS encoding two-component system regulatory protein YycI, which encodes MDFKRIQIIFIITFIFLNTFLIFTYFDKNESYYTSSSNQEIDFIEEMENENINLPDFSEAENKVPYVQAETNNLLEDNVAQLKNLSGTVEKDGSLYSSLLSNPLTLSEDLEIVEEDIELLNKFVLSDQVLYGKEYQYFSYNSSDQKIKYTQIANNIPIADGTSEIVFHLNDKRQVISYDQTFAGPVTVQGESRNLITDKNAVEILYQNDEIPASATVKKPVLTYSKTLLLQKLSMYAPVWYIEVTNSGTIEYKRVDALSGSIIRANISEDSTAEEAAVEESINAN
- the walK gene encoding cell wall metabolism sensor histidine kinase WalK — protein: MKKKIAFFQSIDLKIIFVFIVVLLVALELIGTYFVRQLETQLVTNFQEEKRLQVGFLDNTIQPILLDDETEEDIQEISRLIEDFSGNGILEVQVIDAQHYVLGSSDSTQQNSVGSKTNEKDVHQALLLGNTVTSQYKDQTTNDRIWKLVSPIIANDGSNEILGVIALTTNIESVYEQIIEITFIFLNSSLVAVALTVILALFISRAITKPITEMTLQTTRMADGDYSGQVKVYSRDELGVLSMAINDLSTKVEEAQETTESERRRLNSVLTHMTDGVIATDRRGIIVIINDKAMEMLQISQEMALGVSILKVLKIDKEYTLRKLLENEDIISFDFSTEEIPVILQGEFTLIQRETGFISGIVCVLHDVTKQEKIETERKEFVSNVSHELRTPLTSMRSYLEALLDGAWKDPEIAPQFLKVTQEETDRMIRMIKDLLDLSRMDSNKETLELEYLNVNELFDHVIKRFEMMIQSSDKSKKKFSIKREFTESKLWVEVDADKMIQVLDNIMNNAIKYSPDGGTIICGLVETNNSVIFSISDEGLGIPKRDLANVFDRFFRVDKARARSMGGTGLGLAISKEVVKKHKGKIWVESMEGKGTTFYISLPYLPYEEDDWE
- a CDS encoding YycH family regulatory protein, which translates into the protein MKKDVMLNILLISLITLSLFLTFIIWTMPSQFNEETNTSQGTTSSVSIERKLLQVFGPVQIALHRNEEISVFTQTDVVESITKEMTNWEVDSVEEPIELTNEEYQETLSQINAIEMVFAENISFGIFSDSFNDLAGEYQDRTINRIYISQDDVSQIYFYNTHSKLFYSESIKGIDQEILNEVLNADNAKSYSATVALEEGKQIYTSIEEIDLPYLSYLVERQTNQLFIERLFDDTSEVRENSDNSENIVSYNDYVSELQINENTDILTYYRNRSAENKLSITDTLKSSYNQLIQYENWASTVHYFDFNDSSKEVTYRRYIEGFPVFSESSEYGTTKITVVEDGLSRLQIPLVIAQTPISDVEEQKTLQSGSSILDSLAQIGYSSAEIDDMKIGYSWTNSTESNRVINLEPNWYVNIDGTWEIAQSLLLNEEGGQ